Within the Candidatus Limnocylindrales bacterium genome, the region AGGAATCCTGAATTTAATGGAGTTGTGGAAATCCGACAGGGTCTGGTAGGCTTTACCAGTTATCCAGATCCCATTACCCAGATAACTGGAAAATTTCTTTTAAAGAAAAATCGTATCGAAGTAACCCAGATCCGGGGACGCCTGGAGACTCCGGGCGTTGGAGAAGACGCCTCTTTCCTCGAAGCCAGTGGAAATCTTTTTTTAGAGGGTAAATCGCTTTCATCGGTGGATGTGGTCCTTCGGGGGCAAAATGTAACGATCCGGCAACCTTTTGAGTTCCTTGCAGTAAAAACCAACCTCCAGGTAACTTTGAAAGGAAAACCCAACGCTCTTTTGCTCTCGGGAACGGTGGCGGTTGTCAATGCCCAATACCTGGAGGTATTAGATATTCAATCTTTAATTCGAATGACCGGCAGGCAAAGAGATTTGCAGAAACCGGCTGAATTTCCCGTCCGAACCCTTGGCTTGGATGTGGCCGTTAAGTCGCCCCGCACTGCCAGGTTAAGGGGCAAAACCATGGACCTTAACCTGCAGGTAGATCTGACCCTCCGGGGAACTATCCAAAGGCCTGAAATTCGGGGCCATATTGGCACAACTGGAGGAAAGGTCACCTTTGAAAATCGGGATTATAGTGTTTCCTCAGGATCCATTGATTTCATCGATCCCAGTGGACTCAACCCGGATATTAACCTTCAAGCCAGGACGGAGATTAGAAACTATCAAATCTTCCTCACCCTTCAAGGAAGTTTGAAGGATTTTTCATTGAGTTTAAGTTCCGATCCACCCCTTCCCGAGCGGGATATTACGGCCCTGTTGGCTTTCGGGGGAACTTTCGATCAGGTCCTGGGAACCTTTAGTACGCTGGGGGCCGAGCAGGTCGCAAGACTCGTTATCCCACCCGTACAGAGTCAATTTGGAGGAAGACTGGAAAGATTAACCCGACTGGACAGGCTCGAAATAGAACCCTTCGAAGCCCAAAATGGAACCGGTCTGGGATCTTCTTCCTTTACGCCCAGAGTTATTATCGGTAAAGAATTTTTTAAAGATTTCTTCCTTACTTTTTCTACCACCGTGGGGGTTGCTCAGGAAAAGCAGTTGGTTCAATTAAGGTATGTAATCTCCGACCGCTTTTCCCTCATCGTTGAACGGGATAACGAAAATCAAACCAACGTAAGTGCCCGCATACGATTTGAGTTCAAATAATAGCTGTCCAGGTTTTAGAGATTTTAACGCTTCCCGGCCACTTCCAGTTTTACAGGTCCCGAAGAGCTTTCTTCCAAAGCTTCTCCCGGTTTAGCCCCTTTAATCCCGATCACGGCATGGCTCCAGTGGAGTCGGCCTCTCAAATCTTCTTGAGCGCCAATGGTTTTCAAAGCTTCTACTGCCTCGGTAGTCAAGCAGAGTGCCCCTTCATCTTTTAGGGCCAGGATTACAATTTTTCCTTCTTCAAGTTTGCCGATAAACTTCGCCATACGACGGGATTCTCTCTGCCACCTGTGGGTATCAAAGGCGGTCGATTCTTCAACCCTTCCCGTCTGAGGATTTACAACGACTACATTATAACCTCGACTCTGGGGGGAAACAGCCTGCCCATTAACAAGGATAACGCCTAAATTTCCGGCATACAGACCTGCACTTTGAACGATAAGGTCTACCGGAGCTTCGATTCCTGTTTTTCCAATTTTGGAAGGAAATCGCTCTCCTTTAACCAGAAAGTCCTCCCAATCTTTACGATGCACGATCTGTCCCTTCCTTTGACAGGGTTCAGGACAGGTTTGATAGTGAAAAAGGAAATGTTGACCTTTTATAAAGGTCTCAGGCTTCAATTGCAGAAGGCTGATTAAAGGGTCTGCTTGAAGGGAATAATCCCGGTAAATCAGTCGCATAGATCCTGCTATTCCGTTTCGATAGACATAGGCCCCCTGGTAATTATCGGGCAGATCCAGAAAGAAGAGATGGGCTCCACGAGGTAAAGTGGGATAAAGGGATTTCATCTGATTTTGAATTTCCTGCACCATCTCTCCGGCATGGTGCCATCGTTCATTTTTTTCGCGCGTTGTGAAGAGGTTTAACAGGGTTAAAATCCCTATCATTAAGTATCCAGGACCGGGAAGATACAGGGACCGGAGGAATAATTTTTCCTTCGTAGGGGTGACCGGCCGGTCACCCGTACTCCTTTTTTGACCCAATCCCAATCCCAGAAAAAGCAAGAATCCAACCGAAGGAAGGTAAAGAAACCGCTCGGCCGCGATATTCATAACCGGCAGGAGGGTTACCGGAATCCAGAGACAGGCCAGCCCTGCGATGCGGGACATTCTAAACAAAGCATACACAGACAGGCTATAAGGAAAAAGAAGAAGATATTGAATCCAATTCATATGGGAAGGCAGGATAGCTTCAAAGGGAAACAGCAATTGACGGGCATACCAGACCAGGATACTGACCATGAACCATCCCCACTTAAGATGGACCGAGCCCTGTGGATTTAAATAGCCACCGATTCCGCCCAGCAGGATAAATCTCAAGACCAGATAAACGGCCAGAATAAAGAAAAAAGGGGA harbors:
- a CDS encoding interleukin-like EMT inducer domain-containing protein, with the translated sequence MNRKEIFFIFLILLGGYGSFQNTLPNYFVADDFFLIYPYTWKEVLLAFGGEGLANHRDRERPILGTPATDEEGTPILFNETYYRPVVRLSAFIDRQIWGFNPFGYHLTNLFLHLLSALVIYFWVKILLSSSHSGYIAWVVSLLFVTHPVHTEAVTWLSGRVDVLCSFFYLLSVLLFTRYLHSPPSESLRFRIFLLSGSIGAFIGALMSKEMAITLPLVLFLIDWMIGEKPFLSKLKRLSPFFFILAVYLVLRFILLGGIGGYLNPQGSVHLKWGWFMVSILVWYARQLLFPFEAILPSHMNWIQYLLLFPYSLSVYALFRMSRIAGLACLWIPVTLLPVMNIAAERFLYLPSVGFLLFLGLGLGQKRSTGDRPVTPTKEKLFLRSLYLPGPGYLMIGILTLLNLFTTREKNERWHHAGEMVQEIQNQMKSLYPTLPRGAHLFFLDLPDNYQGAYVYRNGIAGSMRLIYRDYSLQADPLISLLQLKPETFIKGQHFLFHYQTCPEPCQRKGQIVHRKDWEDFLVKGERFPSKIGKTGIEAPVDLIVQSAGLYAGNLGVILVNGQAVSPQSRGYNVVVVNPQTGRVEESTAFDTHRWQRESRRMAKFIGKLEEGKIVILALKDEGALCLTTEAVEALKTIGAQEDLRGRLHWSHAVIGIKGAKPGEALEESSSGPVKLEVAGKR